Proteins encoded within one genomic window of Tidjanibacter massiliensis:
- a CDS encoding 6-pyruvoyl trahydropterin synthase family protein, translated as MSRIRVTKEFSFEMAHMLEGYDGPCSEIHGHSYRLFVTVAGTPCSDPQNPKYGMVIDFGVLKRIVGGRIVDVYDHSLVVRRTADNGELIRTLAARFGKLQAVEFQPTCENLVTRFAETIAAELPRGVELFSLRLHETATSYAEWFASDNA; from the coding sequence ATGAGCCGCATCCGGGTAACGAAGGAGTTTTCCTTCGAGATGGCACACATGCTGGAAGGTTACGACGGCCCGTGCAGCGAGATACACGGCCACTCGTACCGTCTCTTCGTCACCGTGGCGGGAACGCCGTGCAGCGACCCGCAGAATCCGAAATACGGCATGGTGATAGACTTCGGCGTACTCAAGCGCATCGTGGGGGGCCGCATCGTGGACGTCTACGACCACAGCCTGGTGGTAAGACGTACCGCAGACAACGGCGAACTGATAAGAACGCTCGCCGCACGGTTCGGCAAGCTGCAGGCGGTGGAGTTCCAGCCTACGTGCGAAAACCTCGTCACGCGTTTCGCGGAGACCATCGCGGCAGAGCTTCCCCGGGGAGTGGAACTCTTCTCCCTGCGCCTGCACGAAACGGCCACCTCCTATGCGGAATGGTTCGCCTCGGACAACGCCTGA